The following are encoded together in the Salmonella enterica subsp. enterica serovar Choleraesuis genome:
- the ybbN gene encoding co-chaperone YbbN, with protein sequence MSAQNIVNINEANLHQVLEQSVTTPVLFYFWSDRSQHCQELTPVLEKLAAQYQGQFVLAKVDCDAEQMVAAQFGLRAIPTIYLFQNGQPVDGFQGPQPEEAIRALLEKVLPREDELKVQEALALIDEGKHAEALPLLKEAWQLSQQASEVSLLLAETLLNLNRADEAEEILNTVPLQDRDTRYQGLVAQIDLARQAADTPEIQQLTQQVAANPQDAGLACQLALQLHQVGRNEEALDLLFGHLKSDLGAAEGQVRKLFQEILAALGTGDALASRYRRQLYSLLY encoded by the coding sequence ATGTCCGCACAGAATATTGTCAATATTAACGAAGCCAACCTGCACCAGGTGCTGGAGCAGTCGGTCACTACGCCAGTACTGTTTTACTTCTGGTCCGATCGCAGCCAGCACTGCCAGGAACTGACTCCGGTACTGGAGAAACTGGCTGCGCAGTATCAGGGCCAGTTTGTTCTGGCTAAAGTAGACTGCGATGCGGAACAAATGGTTGCCGCTCAGTTTGGTCTGCGCGCTATTCCTACTATCTATCTGTTCCAGAATGGCCAGCCGGTAGATGGTTTCCAGGGACCTCAGCCGGAAGAAGCTATCCGCGCGCTGCTGGAAAAAGTGCTGCCACGTGAAGATGAGCTTAAAGTTCAGGAAGCACTGGCGTTGATTGATGAAGGTAAACACGCTGAGGCGTTACCCCTTCTGAAAGAAGCCTGGCAGCTCTCCCAGCAGGCTAGCGAAGTGAGCCTGCTTCTTGCTGAAACGCTGCTAAATCTTAATCGTGCAGATGAAGCAGAAGAGATCCTCAACACCGTTCCACTTCAAGACCGTGATACCCGATATCAGGGGCTGGTGGCGCAAATAGATCTCGCACGCCAGGCGGCAGATACGCCAGAGATACAGCAACTTACTCAGCAAGTTGCCGCCAATCCACAGGATGCTGGCCTTGCCTGTCAACTGGCGCTACAGCTGCACCAGGTTGGCCGCAACGAAGAAGCACTGGATTTGCTGTTCGGTCATCTCAAATCTGATTTAGGTGCCGCCGAAGGCCAGGTACGCAAACTGTTCCAGGAGATTCTTGCGGCTCTGGGTACCGGTGATGCACTGGCGTCACGCTATCGCCGCCAGTTATACTCCCTGCTCTACTAA